Below is a genomic region from Bacteroidia bacterium.
CTATACTCCTTTAAATTAGAAACCCTGTCTTCTCCAAACTTTTGGAAGCTAATCATTTCTGCAAAGGTGTCGAACGATCCGGAGGACCCGATTAATTCGGTAGTTGGAAATTGCTTTAAAGCGTTAAACAACACTTGCAACTCGGTCTCAAACAACAACTGAATAGTCTCTATTTCGGAAGGTAAAATGGGGTTTTGGTGTTTAAACCGATCGTATAACCTGGAAACTCCCAAATCGAAGGAATGCTTCCAGAAATAGCGATTCCTGTTACAAATGATAAACTCGCAGCTTCCACCGCCAATATCCAAAATAAGAGAATTGTGTTCCGACAAAGCACCACTAAGTTGAACTCCACGGTAAATTAATTCCGCTTCTTGCTGACCATCAATGATAGTTACTGAAATACCGCAACTACTTTTTACATCTTCAACAAACTGAACCCCATTGCCGGAGGAACGAATGGCAGAAGTAGCAAAGGCAAAAACCTTATCAACAGCCAAATCCTTACTAATGGCTGCGTACTTTTGCATGGCCTCCAGCCCTCGTTGGTAAGGCTTCTCCAAAATCAAACCCAGGTTAATTCCTCCTTCTCCCAATTTTACAGGGATTTTCTCCTGATGCAATTTCCCAACCACTTCCCTGCCACGGGTTTCAACAACCAATAAATTAAAGGTATTGGTTCCTAAATCGATGATACTTATCCTTGCCACGCTACGAAAATACACCAATCCATCGACAAGGTTACAAATTTCGATGGAAGCCCATTTCTGAAAATACTCCTGTCTAAAATCATCCAAAAATACCGGTATACATTTAGCATCCCAAAAAACTTTGCTTTACATTTGGAATCTCTAAATTATTTGGAATGAAACCCAATTACATCGCGCTATCCATTCCGGTTTTCTTTATTCTCATCGGAGTTGAATTACTGGTTTGTTGGTTACAAGGCAAAAAGTATTATCGATTAAACGATAGTCTTTCTAACCTTGCACAAGGTATTGGACAACAGGTTACCGGTATCTTCTTCAAAATTATTCTAGGATTCGGATATATTTATTTATACAATAACTATCGGTTCTATACCCTTCCTAACACTGCATTGGTTGTTTTTTGTATGTTTTTGGGAGTTGACTTTTTTTACTATTGGTTTCACCGGATGAGTCATGAGATTAATGCATTGTGGGCGGCACATATCGTTCATCACCAAAGTGAAGATTATAACCTAACTGTTGCCCTTCGGCAAAGCTGGTTTCAGGGCTTTTTCTCCATGTTCTTTTACTATCCATTAGCACTTATTGGCTGCGATCCCATTACGTTTGCAGCCCTTAGTTCGTTTAACACCTTGTATCAATTTTGGATTCATACTCAAACAATTGGAAAACTCGGACCTTTGGAATGGATATTCAATACACCCAGTCACCACCGGGTTCATCACGGCAGTAATCCCAAATATATTGATAAGAACCACGCAGGCTCCTTAATTATTTGGGATAGAATTTTTGGAACTTTCCAGGAAGAAGATGAAGAAGTATATTACGGAATCACCAAGCCATTAAACAGTTGGAATCCGGTTTGGGCCAATTTCCATTATTGGGCCGAGCTATGGGAATTGGCTAAAAAAAGTCCCGGAATTTGGAACAAAATTTTAGTGTTTATTATGCCTCCGGGATGGCAGCCCAAAGAATTGGGAGGAATGCAATATCCAAAAGAAATTGATAAAACCCATTACCATAAATACGATGTTCGCAGCAGTAGGAGCATTAATAGTTATTCTTTTTTCCAATTTATTCTCCTGTTAGTAGCCGCCTCCATTTTATTGTTTGTGGAAAAAGAATTAGCTAGTTTCCAGGTATATGGAATTGCAACCGGAGTTATTTTAGGTTTATTGGCAATAGGAGCCTACTTTGAAAACCACCGTTGGGCAATATGGTTGGATATTTTTCGGCTTGTTTTGACCTTGGTCATTCTATTGACAATAGAGGCAGAGTGGCTAAGATACAGTTCCATTCTATTTGGAATTTCCATTTTGGTTTGGGCGAAGATGGCATTTAGTAAACATCCGGAATTGGTTTAAGTCTTGAAAAACAGTTTAATTGTTATCACTGGCCCAACTGCCAGTGGAAAAACCGACTTAGCTATTCAGGTTGCCAAAAAATGGAACACAGAAATCATTTCGGCCGATTCACGCCAAATTTTCAAAGGCATGGAAATTGGCAGTGCATTTCCTTCTCCTGAGCAATTAAGCGAAGTTAAACATCACTTTATTGGGGAATTGGAACTAACAGAGAAGTTCAGTGCAGGTGATTTTGCCCAGGAAGCTCAGAAGCGAATCAAAACCTTGTTCAACAGCCATGAAAAAGTTGTTGTTGTTGGAGGCTCCGGCCTATACATCAAAGCTTTGTTGGATGGAATGGATGAATTACCTCCGGTTCTCGACTCCATTCGTAATCAACTCAATGAAGAATTACATAAGAATGGATTAGCGGTTTTAACTGAAGAACTAAAAAATGCAGATCCTGTCTATTATGAGCAGGTGGATAAAAACAATCCTCAGCGCATTATTCGGGCTTTGGAAATTTACAGAACAACCGGTTTACCATTTAGTAGTTTCAGATCCGGAAAAAAAGAAAGTGTTTTCCCTTATAACCTTTATGCCATTGACCTTCCAAGGGAAGAATTATACCAACGCATTAATAACCGAGCCGAATTGATGATGAAGCAAGGGTTCTTAGAGGAAGTTACAAGGCTAAAAAGCTTTAGAACCCACAATGCCTTAAATACCGTTGGATATAAAGAATTACTTGACTATTTAGATGGTCAAATGAGCCTTGAACAATCCATTGAAAAATTAAAGCAACATACCCGAAATTTTGCGAAAAGACAACTTACCTATATTAGGCATCAACTCGATGCAAAGTGGATCAATCCAAACACATGGGAATTGGATACGTAAAAATTTGTGGTAATTAGATAATAGCTTTTTCCAGTATTTCTTCTTCTTTTTGAGGTTCCTGACCTGCCAATCGTTCAAACTCGCTTTGATATTTTTCATGATTGGTTCTCATCAACAAATCCCAAAAATTAAAATATAATCCATAATTGCAATTAACCAATCGATGGTGCATATTATGGTGAGTACTGGTATTATTCAATCGACCCAGGGGATGCCGCAAAAAACCTTTGGGATATAACTCATAACCCAAGTGACCAAGTACATTCATCATGGTCATATACATTAAGAAAACCAATATTGCCAGCATATGCATGGGCATAATAAAAAGCAAAATTGGAATAATTGCAGCCTCTAAAAAAGCTTCAGTTGGATGAAAAGAAAATGCAGCCCAAGGACTGGGATTGTTGCTGAGATGATGAACCTTGTGTACATGAGGAAAAACCCATTTTAGGTGCATAAACCGATGAGCCCAATAAAAATAAGTGTCATGAATGAATATAGCAGCCACAATAGTGAAAAAGAAATAAGCCCAGCTATGCTCATTAAAATCCTGATAGGTATGAAAAATCCCATACTGTTTCCCCCAAAACACCAAGATCCCATTTAAAGCGAAAATAAACATGGTGGCTACGGAAT
It encodes:
- a CDS encoding phosphatase, coding for MARISIIDLGTNTFNLLVVETRGREVVGKLHQEKIPVKLGEGGINLGLILEKPYQRGLEAMQKYAAISKDLAVDKVFAFATSAIRSSGNGVQFVEDVKSSCGISVTIIDGQQEAELIYRGVQLSGALSEHNSLILDIGGGSCEFIICNRNRYFWKHSFDLGVSRLYDRFKHQNPILPSEIETIQLLFETELQVLFNALKQFPTTELIGSSGSFDTFAEMISFQKFGEDRVSNLKEY
- a CDS encoding sterol desaturase family protein, with the protein product MKPNYIALSIPVFFILIGVELLVCWLQGKKYYRLNDSLSNLAQGIGQQVTGIFFKIILGFGYIYLYNNYRFYTLPNTALVVFCMFLGVDFFYYWFHRMSHEINALWAAHIVHHQSEDYNLTVALRQSWFQGFFSMFFYYPLALIGCDPITFAALSSFNTLYQFWIHTQTIGKLGPLEWIFNTPSHHRVHHGSNPKYIDKNHAGSLIIWDRIFGTFQEEDEEVYYGITKPLNSWNPVWANFHYWAELWELAKKSPGIWNKILVFIMPPGWQPKELGGMQYPKEIDKTHYHKYDVRSSRSINSYSFFQFILLLVAASILLFVEKELASFQVYGIATGVILGLLAIGAYFENHRWAIWLDIFRLVLTLVILLTIEAEWLRYSSILFGISILVWAKMAFSKHPELV
- the miaA gene encoding tRNA (adenosine(37)-N6)-dimethylallyltransferase MiaA; its protein translation is MKNSLIVITGPTASGKTDLAIQVAKKWNTEIISADSRQIFKGMEIGSAFPSPEQLSEVKHHFIGELELTEKFSAGDFAQEAQKRIKTLFNSHEKVVVVGGSGLYIKALLDGMDELPPVLDSIRNQLNEELHKNGLAVLTEELKNADPVYYEQVDKNNPQRIIRALEIYRTTGLPFSSFRSGKKESVFPYNLYAIDLPREELYQRINNRAELMMKQGFLEEVTRLKSFRTHNALNTVGYKELLDYLDGQMSLEQSIEKLKQHTRNFAKRQLTYIRHQLDAKWINPNTWELDT
- a CDS encoding sterol desaturase family protein, producing MLEKALEVGAKIYAANLIRYVVLAGLAYLIFYVIWKARFAHKRIQKRDWEKKKLWMEVGYSVATMFIFALNGILVFWGKQYGIFHTYQDFNEHSWAYFFFTIVAAIFIHDTYFYWAHRFMHLKWVFPHVHKVHHLSNNPSPWAAFSFHPTEAFLEAAIIPILLFIMPMHMLAILVFLMYMTMMNVLGHLGYELYPKGFLRHPLGRLNNTSTHHNMHHRLVNCNYGLYFNFWDLLMRTNHEKYQSEFERLAGQEPQKEEEILEKAII